Proteins from one Tenrec ecaudatus isolate mTenEca1 chromosome 8, mTenEca1.hap1, whole genome shotgun sequence genomic window:
- the EIF2B5 gene encoding translation initiation factor eIF2B subunit epsilon: MATPVVSPAGAVASRANKRGGSRPGGGGGGGRGAEEEPPPPLQAVLVADSFNRRFFPISKDQPRALLPLANVALIDYTLEFLTATGVQETFVFCCWKASQIKEHLLKSKWCRPTSLNVVRIITSDLYRSLGDVLRDVDAKALVRSDFLLVYGDIVSNINVTRALEEHRLRRKLEKNVSVMTMIFKESSPSHPTRCQEDSVVVAVESVTNRVLHFQKTQGHRRFSFPLSLFQGSGDGVEVCYDLLDCHVSICSPQVAQLFTDNFDYQTRDDFVRGLLVNEEVLGNQIHMHIATKEYGARVSNLHMYAAVCADVIRRWVYPLTPEANFTDSPSQSCTHSRHNIYRGSEVSLGHGSVLEENVLLGSGTVIGSNCSITNSVIGPGCHIGDNVVLDQAYLWRGVRVAAGAQIHQSVLCDHAEVKERVTLKPHCVLTSQVVVGPDVVLPEGSVISLHPPDAEEDEDDGQFSDDSGADQEKEHIKLKGYNPAEVGVAGQGYLWKTADTSLEEEEEPQQNLWGLQLRMDEESESESEHSLDSEEPDSRAGSPQLDDIKVFQNEVLGTLQRGREENISCDNLVLEINSLKYAYNISLKEVMQVLIHVVLEFPLQQMDTLLDPNRYHALLLPLLKAWSPVFRNYIKRAVDHLEALAALEDFFLEHEVLGPCMAKVLMAFYQLEVLAEETILSWFNQRDMTDKGRQLRKNQQLQRFIQWLKEAEEESSEGD; the protein is encoded by the exons ATGGCGACTCCGGTGGTGTCGCCGGCTGGCGCGGTGGCCAGTCGCGCCAACAAGCGTGGTGGCAGCAGGCCGGGAGGCGGCGGCGGTGGAGGCCGAGGGGCCGAGGAGGAGCCGCCGCCGCCCCTGCAAGCCGTCCTGGTGGCCGACAGCTTCAACCGCCGCTTCTTCCCCATCTCCAAGGACCAGCCTCGG GCCCTCCTGCCCCTGGCCAATGTGGCCCTAATTGACTACACCCTGGAATTCCTGACCGCCACAGGGGTACAGGAAACCTTTGTCTTTTGCTGCTGGAAGGCGTCTCAGATCAAGGAACATTTACT gaAATCCAAGTGGTGCCGCCCCACATCCCTCAACGTGGTCCGGATCATTACCTCAGACCTGTACCGATCGCTGGGGGACGTTCTCCGGGATGTTGATGCCAAGGCCTTGGTGCGCTCGGACTTCCTGCTGGTGTATGGGGACATTGTCTCCAACATCAATGTGACCAGGGCTCTGGAGGAACACAG GTTGAGGCGGAAGCTAGAAAAAAATGTGTCTGTGATGACCATGATCTTCAAAGAGTCATCCCCCAGCCACCCAACTCGCTGCCAAGAGGACAGTGTGGTTGTGGCAGTGGAGAGCGTCACAAACCGGGTTCTCCATTTCCAGAAGACCCAAGGCCACAGGCGTTTCTCTTTCCCACTG AGCCTGTTCCAGGGCAGTGGAGATGGCGTGGAGGTGTGCTATGATTTACTGGACTGTCATGTCAGCATCTGCTCTCCTCAG GTGGCGCAGCTCTTTACGGACAACTTTGACTACCAGACTCGAGACGACTTCGTGCGGGGCCTGTTAGTGAATGAGGAG GTCCTAGGAAACCAGATCCACATGCACATAGCAACCAAGGAATATGGGGCCCGCGTCTCCAACCTCCACATGTATGCAGCCGTCTGCGCCGACGTCATCCGACGATGGGTCTACCCGCTCACCCCAGAGGCCAACTTCACTGACAGCCCCAGCCAGAGCTGCACTCATTCCCGCCACAACATCTACCGGGGCTCGGAGGTCAGCCTGGGCCACGGCAGCGTCCTGGAGGAGAACGTGCTCTTGGGCTCAGGCACGGTCATTGGCAGCAATTGCTCCATCACCAACAGCGTCATTGGTCCTGGCTGCCACATTG GTGATAATGTGGTGCTTGACCAGGCCTACCTGTGGCGGGGCGTCCGGGTGGCGGCCGGAGCACAGATCCATCAGTCTGTGCTCTGTGACCACGCTGAGGTCAAGGAGCGAGTCACACTGAAGCCGCACTGTGTCCTCACTTCCCAG GTGGTGGTGGGCCCCGACGTCGTGTTGCCCGAGGGTTCGGTGATCTCCCTGCACCCTCCGGACGCAGAGGAGGATGAGGATGACGGCCAGTTCAGCGACGATTCTGGGGCTGACCAAGAAAAAGAGCACATCAAGCTGAAAG GTTACAATCCAGCTGAGGTGGGTGTGGCCGGCCAGGGCTACCTCTGGAAAACAGCAGACACCAgcctggaggaagaggaggagccaCAGCAAAATCTGTGGG GCCTTCAGCTCCGCATGGACgaggagagtgagagtgagagtgagcacAGCCTGGACTCTGAGGAGCCGGACAGCCGGGCAGGCTCCCCACAGTTGGATGACATCAAGG TGTTCCAGAATGAGGTGCTGGGAACCCTGCAACGGGGCCGAGAGGAGAACATTTCCTGTGACAATCTAGTCCTGGAGATCAACTCTCTCAA GTATGCCTACAACATAAGCCTAAAGGAGGTGATGCAGGTGCTGATCCACGTGGTCTTGGAATTCCCCCTGCAGCAAATGGACACCCTGCTCGACCCAAACCGCTACCATGCCCTGCTGCTTCCA CTACTCAAAGCCTGGAGCCCCGTTTTCAGGAACTACATCAAGCGTGCGGTGGACCATTTGGAAGCCTTGGCAGCCCTCGAGGACTTCTTCCTGGAACATGAAGTTCTTGGTCCGTGCATGGCCAAG GTGCTGATGGCGTTCTACCAGCTGGAGGTGCTGGCTGAGGAAACGATCCTAAGCTGGTTCAACCAGAGGGACATGACGGATAAGGGGAGGCAACTGCGCAAGAATCAGCAG CTGCAGCGCTTCATCCAGTGGCTAAAAGAGGCTGAAGAGGAGTCATCGGAGGGTGACTGA